The sequence below is a genomic window from Vicingus serpentipes.
AAATGAAATCCGTAAATATTTATATCGGTTAGTTCGTGTTTCTAATGACTTAAAGATAGTTGATTTAGGTAATCTAAAAAGTGGAGCTACTCTAAATGATACTTATTTTGCATTAAGTTCAATTTTAGAAGAATTGATAAAAAATAATGTTATCCCAATCACTATAGGTGGAGGGCAGGATTTAACCTATGCTAATTTTTTGGCATACAAAAATTTAGAACAAACTGTTAATCTAGTTTCTGTAGATTCTAAATTAAATTTAGGGGAACCTGATGAAGAAATAAATTCTAACAACTTTTTAACAAAAATCATTCTTCATCAACCAAACTTTTTATTTAATTATAGCAATATTGGTTATCAGAGTTATTTTGTAGATAAATCTGAAATTGATTTAATGAATAAGCTATACTTCGATGTTTATAGATTGGGCCAAGTTCAGAGTAGTATTGAAGAAGTAGAGCCTATTGTAAGAAATGCAGATATGCTTAGCTTTGATGTCTCATCTATTCGTCAGTCCGAAGCCCCAGGGAATAATAATGCATCTCCAAATGGATTCTATGGAGAGCAGGCTTGTCAAATTGCAAGATATGCAGGACTTAGTGATAAGTTAACCTCTATTGGATTTCATGAAGTAAATTCAGAGATGGATGTAAATGGCCAAACTTCACATTTGGTGGCTCAGATGATTTGGTATGTGGTAGATGGTGTAGTAAATAGAAAAAAAG
It includes:
- a CDS encoding formimidoylglutamase is translated as MNFSEYLEPVSLAQGDLKFNYTDNCFLNSISTETDPDLSQYKIAIIGVDDDRASDNNKGCGLAANEIRKYLYRLVRVSNDLKIVDLGNLKSGATLNDTYFALSSILEELIKNNVIPITIGGGQDLTYANFLAYKNLEQTVNLVSVDSKLNLGEPDEEINSNNFLTKIILHQPNFLFNYSNIGYQSYFVDKSEIDLMNKLYFDVYRLGQVQSSIEEVEPIVRNADMLSFDVSSIRQSEAPGNNNASPNGFYGEQACQIARYAGLSDKLTSIGFHEVNSEMDVNGQTSHLVAQMIWYVVDGVVNRKKDFPIGSRKTYTKYIVNIQEGENELVFYKSDKSERWWMDVPYPAHQKIKYERHLLVPCSYKDYQTACNNEMPDRWWQTFQKLL